The Arachis hypogaea cultivar Tifrunner chromosome 14, arahy.Tifrunner.gnm2.J5K5, whole genome shotgun sequence genome has a segment encoding these proteins:
- the LOC112798136 gene encoding beta-hexosaminidase 1-like, which produces MLRMFCYFFVLCALFVVLPQSLLLDGSRGIRTKQPHFDESLTYLWPLPAEFTSGDEVLSVDPSLKLSVAGTGGAGASYIVGEAFERYKKIIFEHSGSGNVGERLRFKRVLVESIISEYDVSQLKITVHSDNDELQLGVDESYTLQVSKVKEDSIAGEVTIEANTVYGALRGIETFSQLCSFDYTTKTVQIHKAPWVIHDQPRFAYRGLMLDTSRHYLPITVIKQIIDSMSYAKFNVLHWHIIDEESFPLEVPSYPNLWNGSYTKWERYTVEDAYEIVNFAKMRGINVMAEVDVPGHAESWGVGYPDLWPSPTCREPLDVSKNFTFDVFSGILTELRKIFPFELFHLGGDEVNTDCWSKTPHVKQWLQTNNLTTKDGYQYFVLKAQEIALSKNWTPVNWEETFNAFPSKLNPQTIVHNWLGPGVCPKAVAKGFRCIFSNQGVWYLDHLDVPWDEVYKAEPLEGIYDASQQKLVIGGEVCMWGETADTSDIQQTIWPRAAAAAERLWSPRESTPKANITSTTLPRLLNFRCLLNRRGVAAAPVRHFYARQAPDGAGSCYSQ; this is translated from the exons atgcttcGCATGTTCTGCTACTTTTTCGTTCTGTGTGCtctctttgttgttcttcctcAATCACTTTTACTTGATGGTTCGAGAGGAATCAGAACCAAACAACCCCATTTTGATGAATCCCTCACATACCTTTGGCCTTTACCAGCTGAATTCACTTCAGGTGATGAAGTTCTTTCAGTTGACCCTTCACTCAAACTTTCTGTAGCTGGAACTGGTGGTGCTGGTGCCTCTTACATTGTTGGAGAAGCTTTTGAGAGGTACAAAAAGATCATATTTGAGCACAGTGGTAGTGGTAATGTTGGTGAAAGGCTTCGTTTTAAGAGGGTGTTGGTGGAAAGTATCATATCTGAATATGATGTTTCCCAATTGAAGATCACTGTCCATTCAGACAATGATGAG CTTCAACTTGGAGTGGATGAAAGCTATACCTTGCAGGTTTCAAAAGTCAAGGAGGATTCCATTGCTGGGGAAGTCACAATTGAG GCGAATACTGTTTATGGTGCATTGCGCGGAATAGAG ACATTCAGCCAATTGTGTTCTTTTGATTATACAACTAAGACAGTACAAATACACAAAGCACCTTGGGTCATCCATGATCAGCCTAGATTTGCGTACCGCGGGCTTATGTTGG ATACATCAAGACACTATTTACCAATTACTGTAATTAAGCAGATCATTGACTCTATGTCCTATGCTAAATTT AATGTTCTGCATTGGCACATCATAGATGAAGAGTCATTTCCTCTTGAGGTACCTTCATATCCAAATTTGTGGAACGGTTCATACACAAAATGGGAACGCTACACAGTAGAGGATGCATATGAAATTGTCAA TTTTGCCAAAATGAGAG GCATAAATGTGATGGCAGAAGTGGATGTCCCTGGTCATGCAGAATCATG GGGTGTCGGATATCCGGATCTTTGGCCATCACCTACCTGTAGGGAGCCACTAGATGTTTCAAAGAATTTCACTTTTGATGTCTTTTCCGGTATTCTGACAG AGTTGAGAAAGATTTTCCCATTTGAGCTATTTCACTTGGGTGGTGACGAAGTTAATACAG ATTGCTGGAGCAAAACTCCTCATGTAAAACAATG GCTCCAGACTAACAACTTGACTACAAAAGATGGCTATCAATATTTCGTACTGAAAGCGCAAGAAATAGCCCTTTCGAAAAACTGGACCCCAGTGAACTG GGAAGAAACCTTCAATGCATTTCCATCTAAGCTCAATCCACAAACTATAGTGCATAACTG GTTGGGTCCCGGCGTTTGTCCGAAGGCTGTTGCGAAAGGTTTCAGGTGCATTTTCAGTAACCAAGGAGTCTGGTATCTTGACCATCTAGATGTGCCTTGGGACGAGGTCTATAAGGCCGAGCCGCTAGAAGGAATATACGACGCCTCCCAGCAAAAGCTTGTAATCGGTGGAGAAGTATGCATGTGGGGTGAGACGGCTGATACATCCGATATTCAGCAAACAATATGGCCTCGAGCGGCTGCAGCTGCAG AACGCTTGTGGAGTCCAAGAGAGTCAACTCCTAAAGCAAATATTACCTCAACCACCTTGCCGCGGCTGCTAAACTTCAGATGCCTGTTGAATAGACGTGGGGTTGCCGCCGCTCCTGTCAGACACTTTTATGCTAGACAGGCTCCAGACGGCGCAGGCTCGTGCTACAGTCAATAA
- the LOC112798137 gene encoding protein-tyrosine-phosphatase MKP1-like, translating into MVGNDDAGDRRVFWRSASWSSSRTGTASSNNPSGEADPNSCGGDTVTGQNRKFCPPPLTPRSQQSSKSRSSLPPLQPLSIARRSLDEWPQASSDDIGEWLPPQPPLTPGGGMRGNPGERLKLDLSSIQMNNDRNCNNGSNSSGNNNSCNNNGVSGLLKRDRIAFFDKECSKVAEHVYLGGDAVAKNRDILKQNGITHILNCVGFVCPEYFKADFVYRTLWLQDSPSEDITSILYDVFDYFEDVREQGGRVFVHCCQGVSRSTSLVIAYLMWREGQSFDDAFQLVKAARGIADPNMGFACQLLQCQKRVHAVPLSPTSLLRMYRMAPHSPYDPLHLVPKMLTDPSPSALDSRGAFFVHIPTAIFVWIGMKCDPIMERDARGAVGQIIRYEKAEGPVKVIREAHEPADFWEVFSRFLPLMDKSYSKVESFKSSAKVRPGERKVGSYDVDYEVFQKAIVGGFVPPFPSSEDEHETHLPARESSWSALRRKVSSSHMKEIVTAPKSSLPRVYSDSMLCIHSTKTSSPSSSSISSSSPSYISPDSVSSDSNSHLKFLSEVSPDNSAVLTANPVSSSLSKFSNLTLLQSSTSQPVSNSADICDFKLSHPHSHPAPLPLKKPSSSLAERRGSLSKSLQLPLMNDKTEVTDKPLPLHANRQDGVLENGNLSCSQPSDSTYNSCGTNNRVEDTGANSINVDYKDSLPVRKSSELSIYGSSSGYLKPTSSDSLHNGDGSLQCKISQTLVYRWPNLEKIETFGASHLESKAAFVVFSPTFDVNEGNILYFWIGRSFSCDASRVQLIRGMKSDFVGEFDWNRIGCDVLTRLSLPKNTIVKVVRQNEEPREFHSLLSSL; encoded by the exons ATGGTGGGAAACGACGATGCTGGTGACCGGAGAGTGTTTTGGAGGTCGGCGTCGTGGTCCTCCTCTCGCACCGGCACCGCTTCCAGCAATAACCCATCCGGTGAGGCGGATCCAAATTCCTGCGGCGGAGACACTGTCACCGGCCAGAATCGCAAGTTCTGTCCGCCGCCACTTACGCCGCGATCGCAGCAGAGTTCCAAGTCCCGGTCGAGCCTGCCGCCCCTCCAGCCGCTTTCGATAGCCCGGCGGAGCCTCGATGAGTGGCCGCAGGCGAGCTCTGATGACATTGGGGAGTGGTTGCCCCCGCAGCCGCCGTTGACCCCTGGTGGCGGCATGAGAGGTAACCCTGGTGAAAGGTTGAAACTTGATCTCTCCTCAATTCAGATGAACAATGATAGGAATTGCAATAATGGCAGTAATAGTAGTGGTAATAATAATAGTTGTAACAATAATGGTGTTAGTGGACTCTTGAAGAGGGATAGAATTGCATTTTTTGATAAGGAGTGTTCAAAGGTTGCTGAACATGTTTACCTTGGTGGTGATGCTGTTGCTAAGAATAGGGATATATTGAAACAGAATGGGATCACTCATATCTTGAACTGTGTTGGTTTTGTGTGCCCCGAGTATTTTAAGGCTGATTTTGTGTATAGAACATTGTGGCTTCAGGATAGTCCTTCGGAGGATATAACTAGTATCTTGTATGATGTGTTTGATTACTTTGAGGATGTTAGGGAACAAGGTGGTAGGGTGTTTGTGCACTGTTGTCAAGGTGTGTCTAGGTCTACTTCGTTGGTGATTGCATACCTCATGTGGAGGGAAGGACAGAGCTTTGATGATGCTTTTCAGTTGGTGAAGGCTGCAAGGGGTATTGCCGATCCGAATATGGGTTTTGCTTGCCAGTTGTTGCAGTGCCAGAAGAGGGTGCATGCAGTTCCTCTTAGCCCTACCTCTTTGCTTAGGATGTATAGGATGGCTCCACACTCGCCTTATGATCCTTTGCATCTCGTCCCCAAAATGTTAACGGATCCTTCGCCTTCCGCATTGGACTCCAGGGGAGCTTTTTTTGTACATATTCCCACTGCAATATTTGTTTGGATTGGTATGAAGTGTGATCCCATCATGGAAAGGGATGCCAGAGGTGCTGTTGGTCAGATTATTCGCTATGAGAAAGCGGAAGGACCCGTTAAAGTGATTAGGGAAGCTCATGAACCTGCTGACTTCTGGGAAGTTTTCTCAAGGTTCTTGCCTTTGATGGATAAATCTTACAGTAAAGTAGAAAGTTTCAAATCAAGTGCTAAGGTTCGGCCGGGTGAGAGGAAAGTGGGCTcctatgatgttgattatgaagTTTTCCAAAAAGCTATTGTTGGAGGTTTTGTGCCACCATTTCCATCATCAGAGGATGAACATGAAACCCATCTTCCTGCAAGAGAGAGTAGTTGGAGTGCCTTAAGGCGTAAAGTTTCCTCTTCTCATATGAAGGAGATTGTCACAGCCCCTAAGTCATCCCTCCCAAGGGTTTATTCCGATTCCATGTTGTGTATTCATTCAACAAAAACTTCATCTCCATCCTCATCATCTATATCATCATCTTCGCCCTCGTATATCTCTCCAGATTCTGTTTCTTCTGATTCCAATTCTCATTTGAAGTTCTTGTCAGAGGTTTCCCCAGATAACTCTGCAGTTTTGACTGCCAATCCAGTGTCTTCATCTTTGTCCAAGTTTTCTAATTTGACCCTGTTGCAAAGTTCTACTTCCCAACCAGTATCTAATAGTGCCGATATCTGTGATTTCAAGTTGTCACATCCTCATTCTCACCCAGCCCCGTTGCCTTTGAAAAAACCATCATCTTCCTTGGCCGAACGCAGGGGTAGTTTGTCAAAGTCTTTGCAGTTGCCTCTAATGAATGATAAAACAGAGGTAACAGATAAACCATTGCCTTTGCATGCTAATCGACAGGATGGGGTTCTTGAGAATGGCAACTTAAGCTGTTCGCAACCATCAGATAGTACATATAATTCTTGTGGAACTAACAATCGTGTCGAGGACACAGGCGCTAATTCAATTAATGTGGACTACAAGGATTCTTTGCCCGTTAGAAAGTCTAGTGAGTTGTCAATATATGGTTCCTCAAGTGGATACTTGAAGCCTACATCATCAGATTCACTTCATAATGGGGATGGCTCATTGCAGTGCAAGATATCCCAAACTCTAGTATACCGCTGGCCCAATTTAGAAAAGATCGAGACTTTTGGTGCAAGTCATCTGGAATCTAAAGCTGCTTTTGTTGTGTTCTCTCCAACTTTTGATGTCAATGAGGGAAacattttatatttttggatagGGAGGTCTTTCAGTTGCGATGCTTCACGGGTTCAGTTAATCAGAGGTATGAAGTCAGATTTTGTAGGAGAATTTGACTGGAATCGAATTGGTTGTGATGTTCTTACACGGTTAAGTTTGCCGAAGAATACTATTGTCAAG GTTGTTAGACAGAATGAAGAACCACGAGAGTTCCACTCTTTGCTGAGTTCATTGTAG